One genomic region from Sporanaerobacter acetigenes DSM 13106 encodes:
- a CDS encoding H-type small acid-soluble spore protein, which produces MDNQRAKDIVSCPVMVDVTYNDMPIYIESVNENNNTAKIHFLDQPENKQEISLNNLVEH; this is translated from the coding sequence ATGGATAATCAACGTGCAAAAGATATTGTTTCTTGTCCAGTTATGGTTGATGTAACTTACAATGATATGCCAATTTATATTGAATCTGTTAACGAAAATAACAATACAGCAAAAATCCACTTTCTAGACCAGCCAGAAAATAAACAAGAAATATCTTTAAATAACTTAGTAGAACATTAA
- a CDS encoding DUF4830 domain-containing protein — protein MKISRVKNIWIILFSMVLIALIMLITLPSKESKGKVSLELIFNTNFGEVNKVSIKDEKIINDIVSMLENSEFLGNGANTNDMSGMARKDNKLILTKANGNKEEITFSYDSLYEFGYIEVEGKILVPNYDFFRYVEDLEEYTKYDTNVESQVVDLFNKYNWTVDYRINTLKEKLPDNLKHKAGEYPIKIYWAYNNELSKEIGSDFTDYLGKNIVVEIYRLREPLPDFMEPRRDARGIILKYNNEIIGAYIDAGRHESFACSLNRKKLENITSKDWDQWIEDYIDYDDELEIKLSKMKPEDIIKEHFKALNNHDIKMAWATITRKNLCRYLSSNMNNQYLFNKEKDVANQNIRSAELLEINEFGDMDNGGEALEYEVLADFKFIEPITSENGVFPRFVIMRKETEKSGWRIDDIGTGP, from the coding sequence ATGAAAATTTCAAGAGTCAAAAATATCTGGATTATATTATTTAGCATGGTATTAATAGCTCTGATAATGTTGATAACTTTACCCAGCAAAGAAAGTAAGGGAAAAGTTTCTCTTGAACTTATTTTTAACACTAATTTTGGCGAAGTAAATAAAGTATCAATTAAAGATGAAAAGATAATCAATGATATTGTATCTATGTTGGAAAATAGTGAGTTTTTGGGAAATGGAGCAAATACAAATGATATGAGTGGAATGGCTCGTAAAGATAATAAACTGATTTTGACTAAAGCAAATGGCAATAAAGAAGAGATTACATTTTCATATGACAGCCTTTATGAGTTTGGATACATAGAAGTAGAAGGAAAAATCTTAGTACCTAATTATGATTTTTTTAGATATGTAGAAGATTTGGAAGAATACACAAAGTATGATACAAATGTGGAAAGTCAAGTGGTAGACTTATTTAACAAATATAACTGGACTGTTGACTACAGGATAAATACTCTAAAAGAGAAATTGCCAGACAATCTTAAACATAAGGCTGGGGAATATCCAATTAAGATATATTGGGCCTATAACAATGAACTTTCTAAAGAAATTGGATCTGATTTTACTGACTATCTCGGAAAGAATATAGTGGTGGAAATTTATAGATTGAGAGAACCTTTGCCAGATTTTATGGAACCAAGGAGAGATGCAAGAGGTATTATTTTGAAATATAATAATGAAATTATTGGTGCATATATAGATGCTGGGAGACATGAGTCCTTTGCTTGTTCTCTCAATAGGAAAAAATTAGAAAACATTACAAGCAAGGATTGGGATCAATGGATTGAAGATTATATTGATTATGATGATGAATTAGAGATAAAGTTATCTAAAATGAAACCAGAAGATATAATCAAAGAACATTTCAAAGCATTGAATAATCATGATATTAAAATGGCTTGGGCAACTATAACAAGAAAGAATTTATGCAGATATTTGTCATCTAATATGAACAATCAATATCTATTTAATAAGGAAAAAGATGTAGCTAATCAAAATATAAGAAGTGCAGAGTTGTTAGAGATAAATGAATTTGGAGATATGGATAATGGTGGAGAAGCACTGGAATACGAAGTCT